The following proteins are encoded in a genomic region of Pelagicoccus enzymogenes:
- a CDS encoding bifunctional GNAT family N-acetyltransferase/carbon-nitrogen hydrolase family protein: protein MKPPKSSIVVRNWTMEDIPGIMDCHEAAYPDYSPEEVFDERLHELQMTAFPEGQFLAEADGKVVGYATSLIVQLDDLGEKHVYSYSEITGGYTFSTHEPSGDTLYGADIAVRPDYRGRRIASLLYEKRKELLSRYNLRRMVAYGRIPQYSEFAGRMTPEEFVEKVTAGELKDYALLAHLRAGYKVKRLLFDFMADESSMNYSTYLEMPNPTFDPARRMIAAAPLKRPVRSIRVCAAQWEMRRIHRWEEFEATVKFFVSTASSYHCHFLVLPELFTAQLFCLMPQDWEPKVAIRELAKMKDRYLELLKGLAKENGLYIVGGSIPVVNEDASLKNVGFLFGPDGQVDFQEKLHITPTDANEWGMTPGDCLKIFDTSMARVAIQLSYDVEFPEASRLLALAGAEVIFVPYSTDEKKAYNRVRFCAQARATENYVYVVMAGNVGNLPTYENYLINYGQAAVFTPSDFAFPVDAIAGEADPNAETVVICDLDLNTLAMQRDVGTVRPLGARREDLYRLRPQKRIKRVRFS, encoded by the coding sequence ATGAAACCGCCTAAAAGCTCCATCGTGGTGCGAAACTGGACGATGGAGGACATTCCGGGGATCATGGACTGCCACGAGGCAGCTTACCCGGACTACTCTCCCGAAGAGGTTTTTGACGAACGCCTGCACGAGCTGCAGATGACAGCCTTTCCCGAGGGACAGTTCCTCGCCGAAGCGGACGGCAAGGTGGTCGGCTACGCCACGTCTCTCATCGTGCAGCTGGACGACTTGGGCGAAAAGCACGTCTACTCCTACTCTGAAATCACCGGGGGCTACACCTTCAGCACGCACGAGCCGAGTGGAGACACCCTCTACGGGGCGGACATCGCGGTACGGCCGGACTACCGGGGCAGGCGAATCGCCAGCTTGCTCTACGAGAAACGCAAGGAGTTGCTCAGCCGTTACAACCTGCGCCGCATGGTCGCCTACGGCCGAATTCCCCAGTACAGCGAGTTCGCGGGGCGCATGACGCCGGAGGAGTTCGTGGAGAAGGTCACGGCGGGCGAGCTGAAGGACTATGCCCTCTTGGCCCATTTGCGGGCGGGCTACAAAGTGAAGCGCCTCCTGTTCGACTTCATGGCGGACGAGTCGAGCATGAATTACTCGACCTATTTGGAGATGCCGAATCCGACCTTCGATCCGGCTCGCCGCATGATCGCGGCCGCCCCGCTCAAACGCCCCGTGCGCAGCATTCGCGTTTGCGCGGCGCAGTGGGAGATGCGGCGAATCCATCGCTGGGAAGAGTTCGAGGCGACGGTCAAGTTCTTTGTTTCCACGGCGAGCAGTTACCACTGCCACTTTCTCGTTTTGCCGGAACTGTTCACAGCCCAGCTGTTTTGCCTGATGCCGCAGGACTGGGAACCCAAGGTGGCTATTCGCGAGCTCGCCAAGATGAAGGACCGCTACCTCGAGTTGCTCAAAGGCCTGGCCAAGGAAAACGGCTTGTACATCGTAGGCGGCTCGATTCCCGTGGTGAACGAAGATGCTTCCCTCAAAAACGTAGGCTTCCTCTTCGGTCCGGATGGTCAGGTCGATTTCCAGGAGAAGCTTCACATCACCCCGACGGATGCGAACGAATGGGGGATGACACCGGGAGACTGTCTCAAGATTTTCGATACGTCGATGGCTCGCGTGGCCATCCAGCTCTCGTACGACGTCGAATTTCCCGAGGCGTCGCGCTTGCTGGCTCTAGCAGGCGCCGAAGTCATTTTCGTGCCCTACAGCACGGATGAGAAGAAAGCGTACAATAGAGTGCGCTTTTGCGCCCAAGCCCGAGCCACGGAAAACTATGTTTACGTCGTGATGGCAGGGAACGTGGGCAACTTGCCGACCTACGAAAACTATCTGATCAACTACGGTCAAGCGGCTGTCTTCACGCCGAGCGACTTTGCCTTTCCCGTGGACGCCATCGCTGGCGAGGCCGATCCCAACGCGGAGACGGTGGTCATTTGCGACCTTGACCTGAATACCTTGGCCATGCAGCGCGACGTGGGTACGGTACGCCCCCTCGGCGCCCGGCGCGAAGACCTATACCGCTTAAGACCGCAGAAGCGAATCAAGCGAGTCCGCTTCTCGTGA
- a CDS encoding mechanosensitive ion channel family protein: MPDSTKQAFDWRNAVDQTYDEVSQQLLDYLPQLLGALALFLCGWAIAYVLRLLTRKLVQGLNSVFRKVAKGDGEERKRIKESYSLIISGLVFWSVLIFFVAASANLLGWSMFSIWLDSIVGFLPSLVTGLLIILAGYLISNAARSAISGAAARSSIPRAAALPRLVQTVIIFATVIIGAEQMGLNVHFLTNIVVVTSGILLAGAALAFALGGQTLVANTLGARHLNQHCQIGDQVVIGERKGEIVEVTRTAIILDTAEGKLVVPAKFFDEQATLVTSEGFQAKSAASQDE, from the coding sequence ATGCCGGACTCCACCAAACAAGCCTTCGACTGGCGAAACGCTGTCGACCAAACCTACGACGAAGTTTCCCAACAACTTCTCGACTACCTTCCCCAGCTGCTCGGCGCCCTCGCCCTCTTCCTCTGCGGATGGGCGATTGCCTACGTCCTGCGGCTGCTTACTCGCAAGCTCGTGCAGGGACTCAATTCCGTCTTCCGCAAAGTAGCGAAGGGCGACGGCGAAGAACGCAAACGGATCAAGGAGTCCTACTCCCTCATCATCAGTGGCCTCGTCTTTTGGTCCGTGCTCATCTTCTTCGTCGCGGCCAGCGCCAACCTGCTGGGCTGGAGCATGTTTTCCATTTGGCTGGATAGCATCGTCGGATTTCTCCCCAGTCTCGTCACGGGACTGCTCATCATCCTCGCTGGATACCTCATCAGCAATGCAGCCCGCTCCGCGATTTCCGGAGCCGCCGCCCGCTCCTCCATCCCTCGCGCCGCCGCCCTTCCGCGCCTCGTACAGACCGTCATCATTTTCGCCACCGTCATCATCGGAGCCGAGCAGATGGGCCTCAACGTACACTTCCTCACCAACATCGTAGTCGTCACCAGCGGCATCCTGCTCGCCGGCGCCGCCCTCGCCTTCGCCCTGGGCGGACAAACCCTTGTCGCCAACACCCTCGGCGCCCGGCACCTCAACCAACATTGCCAAATCGGAGACCAAGTCGTCATCGGCGAACGGAAAGGCGAAATCGTGGAGGTGACCCGCACCGCCATCATCCTCGACACTGCGGAGGGCAAGCTGGTAGTGCCCGCAAAATTCTTCGACGAACAGGCGACCCTCGTAACCTCGGAAGGCTTCCAGGCCAAATCCGCAGCCAGCCAAGATGAGTAA
- a CDS encoding RimK family protein: MNSQDSSFRIVVDSLSKIPKRFEELPLITSSEYLSSEYADKKRIKVINLCSHKKSLSTSYYVSLLADARSHRCLPEAKTLHQIESKVLIRDAIREHDELIQSSFKRLATHEFTLSVYFGKNLAKSYDKLAKRLYSIFPCPLARYEFHKREGKWKLHEITQLGLHQVPDEHHEFIETELNNLFHKRWRRDQSNKTYRYEIAILANEQEANAPSDKGALEAFCKAANQLDMRAEIITPRDLPRLMEFDALFIRETTRLDNHTMRFALKADRSGMVVIDDPESIRRCCNKVFLAELLRTHNIPTPNSTLVTRRNVGELAEQFHYPIVVKIPDGSFSIGVHKVRSDVEFHTLCKKLLQTSSILIAQEFVPTEFDWRIGIIDGTPLYACRYYMSKGHWQIYNHAVKGDDWCGDSNGVPIANVPACVLDTALKAAALIGNGFYGVDLKQHGDTALVIEVNDNPSIDAGVEDELIGEELYLAVMNTFLKRLESKHAR; encoded by the coding sequence ATGAACTCCCAAGACTCTAGCTTTCGCATCGTCGTCGACTCGCTCTCAAAAATCCCCAAGCGATTTGAAGAGCTGCCACTCATAACCTCCAGCGAGTACTTGTCCTCCGAATACGCGGATAAGAAGCGTATCAAGGTCATTAACCTGTGCTCCCACAAGAAGTCGCTTTCCACCAGCTACTACGTTTCCCTGCTTGCCGACGCCCGCAGCCACCGCTGCCTTCCTGAAGCGAAAACGCTCCACCAAATCGAAAGCAAGGTCCTCATCCGAGACGCCATACGCGAACACGACGAGCTGATCCAAAGCTCATTCAAACGCCTCGCCACCCACGAATTCACTCTCAGCGTCTATTTCGGCAAGAACCTGGCGAAGAGCTACGACAAGCTCGCCAAGCGCCTCTACTCGATCTTTCCCTGCCCGCTGGCCCGCTACGAGTTCCACAAGCGCGAAGGGAAATGGAAGCTGCACGAGATTACGCAACTAGGCCTGCACCAAGTTCCCGACGAACACCACGAATTCATCGAGACAGAACTCAACAACCTGTTCCACAAGCGATGGAGACGCGACCAATCCAACAAGACCTACCGCTACGAGATTGCGATCCTCGCCAACGAACAAGAAGCCAACGCCCCTTCCGACAAAGGGGCCCTCGAGGCGTTTTGCAAGGCGGCAAACCAACTGGACATGCGCGCGGAAATCATCACCCCCCGCGACCTGCCGCGGCTCATGGAGTTCGACGCGCTCTTCATCCGCGAGACCACTCGGCTAGACAACCATACCATGCGCTTCGCCCTCAAGGCGGACCGCTCCGGCATGGTAGTCATCGACGATCCCGAATCCATTCGCCGCTGCTGCAACAAGGTATTTCTGGCGGAACTCCTTCGTACCCACAATATACCTACACCTAACTCGACGCTTGTCACCCGGCGTAACGTGGGCGAACTTGCCGAGCAGTTCCACTACCCCATCGTGGTAAAGATTCCCGACGGATCCTTTTCCATCGGCGTACACAAGGTGCGATCCGATGTGGAATTCCACACCCTCTGCAAAAAGCTGCTGCAAACTTCCAGCATTCTCATCGCCCAAGAGTTCGTGCCCACCGAATTCGACTGGCGCATCGGCATCATCGACGGCACTCCGCTTTACGCCTGCCGCTACTACATGAGCAAAGGACACTGGCAAATCTACAACCACGCCGTCAAAGGCGACGACTGGTGCGGCGACAGCAATGGCGTTCCCATCGCCAACGTTCCTGCCTGCGTACTCGACACTGCCCTCAAGGCCGCCGCTCTCATCGGCAACGGCTTCTACGGAGTCGATCTCAAGCAGCACGGAGACACCGCTCTGGTAATCGAAGTGAACGACAACCCGAGTATCGACGCCGGCGTGGAAGACGAACTTATAGGCGAGGAACTGTATCTCGCGGTCATGAACACTTTCCTTAAACGCCTCGAATCCAAACACGCCCGCTAA
- the mgtE gene encoding magnesium transporter, producing the protein MNTAPATEIKEDPIYKLNRDYLLNFTTDAARRIEAMRSSEALDVLEEQPAHVLARVFERLNPGAADNLLKQLPEAVATELLKTIDIRSGSALLSRCPQERREALLARMDKGIAKEYASLLEYPEDSAGRIMQPHVVAFNQSVTVDAAISQIKRRKVSSLHHLLLLDDNLRLVGSVDIQRIALADGHETLASLSSPVKAVVQSLDPREDVVAKMEKHRVDAIPVVDMDNRILGVIEGQNLIDALRENLASDMQTMVGASKDERALSSSVFAVKRRHPWLQINLLTAFLAAAVVGAFEGIITKYTALAILLPIAAGQSGNAGAQALAVTMRGLTLREISMRHWLRVMLKECGAGLLNGLGIAITCSAGIYLWSRSFGLALVMALAMIVSMTIAGVSGAVVPILLKRFGMDPAQSSSIVLTTVTDIAGFMSFLGIATLLSPLLEAG; encoded by the coding sequence ATGAACACTGCCCCAGCCACCGAGATCAAAGAGGACCCCATCTACAAGCTCAACCGGGACTACCTCCTCAACTTCACCACCGACGCCGCACGCCGCATCGAAGCCATGCGGTCCAGCGAAGCGCTCGACGTCCTCGAGGAACAGCCGGCGCACGTGCTCGCCCGCGTCTTCGAACGCCTCAACCCCGGAGCCGCGGACAACCTGCTGAAGCAGCTTCCCGAAGCGGTCGCCACCGAACTGCTCAAGACGATCGACATCCGCAGCGGCTCCGCTCTGCTCAGCCGTTGCCCCCAAGAAAGGCGCGAAGCGCTGCTCGCCCGCATGGACAAAGGGATAGCCAAGGAGTACGCCTCGCTGCTGGAGTACCCGGAGGATTCCGCGGGCCGCATCATGCAACCGCATGTCGTCGCTTTCAATCAGAGCGTCACCGTCGACGCCGCCATCAGCCAGATCAAGCGTCGCAAGGTGTCCAGCCTCCACCACTTGCTCTTGCTCGACGACAACTTGCGCCTGGTCGGCTCCGTCGATATCCAACGCATCGCCTTGGCCGACGGTCACGAAACGCTTGCATCCCTGTCCAGCCCAGTAAAGGCCGTCGTGCAAAGCCTCGATCCCCGCGAAGACGTAGTCGCGAAAATGGAGAAGCACCGAGTCGACGCCATCCCGGTCGTCGATATGGATAACCGCATCCTCGGCGTGATCGAAGGCCAAAACCTCATTGACGCCCTGCGCGAAAACCTCGCCTCGGACATGCAGACCATGGTGGGCGCCAGCAAGGACGAACGAGCCCTCTCCAGCTCCGTCTTCGCCGTCAAGCGCCGCCACCCGTGGCTGCAGATCAACCTCCTTACCGCCTTCCTCGCCGCCGCAGTCGTGGGAGCCTTCGAAGGCATCATTACCAAGTACACGGCCCTCGCCATCCTCCTTCCTATCGCCGCCGGCCAATCGGGCAACGCCGGCGCCCAGGCCCTCGCCGTCACCATGCGCGGCCTCACCTTGCGCGAGATTTCCATGCGACACTGGCTGCGGGTCATGCTCAAAGAATGCGGAGCCGGCCTGCTCAACGGCTTGGGAATCGCCATCACCTGCTCCGCCGGGATCTACCTCTGGAGCCGCAGCTTCGGGCTCGCGCTCGTGATGGCCCTCGCGATGATCGTGTCCATGACCATCGCCGGAGTCTCCGGAGCCGTAGTGCCGATCCTGCTCAAACGCTTCGGAATGGATCCCGCCCAATCCTCCTCCATTGTCCTCACGACCGTGACCGACATCGCCGGCTTCATGTCCTTTCTCGGTATCGCCACCCTCCTTTCCCCCTTGCTGGAAGCGGGCTGA
- a CDS encoding ATP-dependent zinc protease family protein → MSHSHPTLIGWKESIDLPDWGISDITAKTDTGARRSAIDVENIVELPGNRVQFEVAADRRTGQLKKTVIADIEHQTHVRSSNGQQHERYFVATRVRVGETEKKIELSLSNRKHMQCRMLLGRLALSGDFLVDCSKSFVTRPNRKPKVRKR, encoded by the coding sequence ATGTCACATAGCCACCCAACCCTCATCGGTTGGAAAGAGTCTATCGACCTCCCAGATTGGGGGATTTCAGACATCACTGCCAAAACAGATACCGGCGCCCGCCGCTCCGCCATCGACGTTGAGAACATCGTCGAACTCCCGGGAAACCGCGTCCAATTCGAGGTCGCCGCGGATCGACGCACCGGACAACTGAAAAAAACCGTCATCGCCGACATCGAGCATCAAACGCACGTGCGCTCCAGCAATGGACAGCAACATGAGCGCTACTTCGTTGCCACGCGGGTACGGGTCGGCGAAACTGAAAAAAAGATCGAGCTCAGCCTCAGCAACCGCAAGCACATGCAGTGTCGCATGCTGCTCGGGCGACTCGCCTTGAGCGGCGACTTCCTGGTCGATTGCTCCAAGTCGTTCGTGACCCGACCCAATCGAAAGCCAAAAGTCCGCAAACGCTAG
- a CDS encoding magnesium transporter MgtE N-terminal domain-containing protein codes for MSKRKATLALAYLKDHPKSAARTLELAPPSEIASFLAETPAPFAVLVVAHMLPHVAARACRLMPVDAAVSLLSLLEPVTIAAIFRYLPPELRQKLQTELPSRKRRASGALLGYSQNAVGSWMIPDAPVLPSDGKGAQAQSIIETMEGSQKADHLFAIDRDRHLVGRIHISDALALKPEQDILPALKLDCRALNGRTRLEQAAEHPDWDSYDVMPIVGPNNRYNGSLRHVDLRRGLRHLAKMARSRDLESGIGNNLSDYLHSLLSTLSGMAHMIDSDTRSP; via the coding sequence ATGAGTAAACGGAAAGCGACCCTCGCCCTTGCCTACCTCAAGGACCATCCCAAGTCGGCGGCCCGCACCCTCGAGCTCGCCCCACCGTCCGAAATCGCCAGCTTCCTGGCCGAAACCCCGGCCCCCTTCGCGGTCCTCGTCGTCGCCCACATGCTTCCCCACGTCGCCGCACGCGCCTGCCGGCTCATGCCCGTGGACGCGGCGGTAAGCCTGCTCTCGCTGCTCGAGCCCGTGACCATCGCAGCCATCTTTCGCTACCTCCCTCCCGAACTTCGACAGAAACTCCAGACGGAACTCCCCAGCCGCAAGCGCCGCGCCTCCGGAGCCCTGCTCGGCTACAGCCAAAACGCGGTCGGAAGCTGGATGATCCCCGACGCCCCGGTACTGCCAAGCGACGGAAAAGGAGCCCAAGCCCAGTCCATCATCGAAACGATGGAGGGCAGCCAAAAGGCGGACCACCTCTTCGCCATCGACAGGGACCGCCACCTTGTCGGGCGTATCCACATTTCCGATGCGCTCGCCCTAAAGCCGGAACAAGACATCCTTCCAGCCCTCAAGCTGGACTGCCGCGCCCTCAATGGCAGGACCCGGCTCGAGCAAGCTGCCGAACATCCCGATTGGGACAGCTACGATGTCATGCCCATCGTGGGACCCAACAACCGATACAACGGATCGCTACGGCACGTCGACTTGCGACGCGGCCTGCGGCATCTCGCCAAGATGGCCCGTTCGCGAGACCTGGAGTCGGGCATCGGCAACAACCTTTCCGACTACCTACACAGCCTCCTGTCCACGCTTTCCGGAATGGCTCACATGATCGACTCAGACACCCGCAGCCCATGA
- the rimK gene encoding 30S ribosomal protein S6--L-glutamate ligase yields the protein MDPLKIAILSRGPRLYSTRRLREAAEKRGHKVKVLDTMKFALYIEAGQPDLTFGGKPLSSYDAIIPRIGTSLTFFGSSVVRQFEQMGTYCLNTADAILASRDKLASMQELSSHNVGIAETAFVRNPTDVLKAIQAMGGAPVVIKLLQGTQGIGVILAETNKVAEAIIETLSAVKQNVLVQKFVAESKGRDIRAFVVGDRVVAAMRRTAAGQEFRSNVHRGGNTQSVTLDPEYERTAVKAAQILNLSVAGVDMLEGADGPVIMEVNSSPGLEGIEGATGVDIAGEIIQFMEEQIRFGNIDVRERLALTRGYSVTEFAVEPNSEFVGKTIRESGLRERDIVVMRLVRGQDHIANPKGTRIIEAGDHLLCYGFRAALQGLLPAFAKSKRRKKKSSLTKKATKPADPNS from the coding sequence ATGGACCCATTAAAGATCGCCATCCTTTCCCGAGGCCCTCGCCTCTACAGCACTCGCAGGCTACGCGAGGCCGCCGAAAAACGCGGCCATAAAGTCAAGGTGCTCGATACCATGAAGTTCGCCCTCTACATCGAGGCCGGACAACCCGACCTCACCTTCGGCGGCAAACCGTTGAGCAGCTACGACGCCATCATTCCGCGTATCGGAACTTCCCTTACCTTCTTCGGCTCATCCGTCGTGCGGCAGTTCGAGCAGATGGGTACCTACTGTTTGAATACAGCCGACGCCATTCTCGCATCCCGCGACAAGCTCGCCTCCATGCAGGAGCTCTCCAGCCATAACGTCGGCATCGCCGAAACCGCCTTCGTGCGCAATCCCACCGACGTGCTCAAGGCCATCCAAGCCATGGGCGGGGCTCCTGTCGTCATCAAGCTCCTACAAGGCACCCAAGGCATCGGCGTCATCCTCGCCGAGACCAACAAGGTCGCCGAAGCGATCATCGAAACCCTCAGCGCGGTTAAGCAGAACGTGCTCGTGCAAAAATTCGTGGCCGAGTCGAAAGGCCGCGACATTCGCGCCTTCGTCGTGGGCGACCGCGTGGTCGCCGCCATGCGTCGTACCGCAGCCGGACAAGAGTTTCGCTCCAACGTCCACCGCGGAGGAAATACCCAGTCCGTCACCCTCGATCCCGAATACGAACGCACTGCCGTCAAGGCCGCCCAGATTCTCAACCTAAGCGTCGCCGGCGTCGACATGCTCGAAGGCGCCGACGGCCCCGTCATCATGGAAGTCAATTCCTCGCCCGGACTCGAAGGCATCGAAGGCGCCACCGGCGTCGACATCGCCGGGGAGATCATCCAGTTCATGGAGGAACAGATTCGCTTCGGAAACATCGACGTGCGTGAGCGCCTGGCCTTGACCCGCGGCTACTCCGTCACCGAGTTCGCGGTCGAGCCCAACTCCGAGTTCGTGGGCAAGACCATCCGGGAATCGGGGCTGCGCGAGCGCGACATCGTGGTGATGCGTCTCGTCCGCGGACAAGACCACATCGCCAACCCCAAGGGAACCCGCATCATCGAGGCGGGCGACCATCTCCTTTGCTACGGCTTCCGCGCCGCGTTGCAAGGGCTCTTGCCCGCCTTCGCCAAGAGCAAGCGGCGCAAGAAAAAGAGCTCCCTCACCAAGAAGGCCACCAAGCCGGCAGACCCGAATTCCTAA
- the ppk2 gene encoding polyphosphate kinase 2, with translation MSTETNEAYLLELRNLQRELVLLQQSVQSEGRRLLVIFEGRDTAGKGGAIRRFSEHLNPRFLKIIALAKPSEIETKQWFFQRYLRHLPNAGEIVFFDRSWYNRAVVEPVMNFCTAQQYERFKSQVLTVENMLIDDGIQLIKLWFSINREAQSQRIERRSSDILYQWKLSTIDALAQEKWNDFTHYKEKMFESTHSEKSPWIIIDGNDKATARMEAIRYVLSQCDYHRKGELKVSLTPDSKIVTRYQSREK, from the coding sequence ATGAGCACCGAAACGAACGAAGCTTACCTCCTGGAGTTAAGAAACCTCCAACGGGAACTCGTGCTCCTGCAGCAGTCGGTCCAAAGCGAAGGCCGTCGTTTGCTCGTCATCTTCGAAGGCCGCGACACCGCTGGGAAAGGCGGCGCTATTCGTCGTTTTTCCGAACACCTCAACCCACGTTTCCTGAAAATCATCGCCCTCGCAAAACCGAGCGAGATCGAAACGAAGCAGTGGTTCTTCCAGCGCTACCTGAGGCACCTTCCCAACGCAGGAGAGATCGTATTTTTCGACCGCAGCTGGTACAACCGCGCCGTGGTGGAACCCGTCATGAACTTCTGCACTGCCCAGCAGTACGAACGTTTCAAAAGCCAGGTGCTCACCGTCGAGAACATGCTGATCGACGACGGCATCCAATTGATAAAGCTCTGGTTCTCCATCAACCGCGAGGCCCAATCCCAACGCATCGAACGCCGCAGCTCCGACATACTCTACCAATGGAAACTCAGCACCATCGACGCCCTCGCCCAGGAAAAGTGGAACGACTTCACCCACTACAAGGAAAAGATGTTTGAGAGCACCCATAGCGAAAAGTCGCCTTGGATCATCATCGACGGAAACGACAAGGCGACCGCCCGCATGGAAGCCATCCGCTACGTCCTCTCCCAATGCGACTACCACCGCAAAGGCGAACTCAAGGTGTCGCTCACTCCCGACTCTAAAATTGTGACTCGCTACCAGAGTCGCGAGAAGTAA
- a CDS encoding Txe/YoeB family addiction module toxin → MNLIFTPEAWEDYAYWQKTDKRITKRIHQLIKDIQRSPFEGIGKPEALRHNLSGCWSRRITEEHRIVYKVTDEGIAFLQMRYHY, encoded by the coding sequence ATGAATCTGATTTTCACCCCGGAAGCTTGGGAGGACTACGCCTACTGGCAAAAGACCGACAAGCGAATCACGAAAAGAATCCACCAGCTCATCAAGGACATTCAGAGAAGCCCCTTTGAAGGAATCGGCAAACCCGAAGCTCTGAGGCATAACCTGTCAGGATGCTGGTCTCGAAGAATCACAGAAGAGCACAGGATAGTCTATAAGGTCACAGACGAAGGAATCGCGTTCCTGCAAATGCGATACCACTACTGA
- a CDS encoding succinylglutamate desuccinylase/aspartoacylase family protein — protein sequence MPKARNSALKIGGVTIRAGETKDIGLNLSETYTGDTIRMPVRVIRSKKAGPRVFVTAAIHGDEINGTGIIHDFLFGQSCELKCGTLILVPVVNVLGFENNQRYLPDRRDLNRSFPGSQNGSMAGRIAYKLMNEIAKKCDYGIDLHSAAFQRTNYPNVRADLSSPNIRKLASAFGCALVIDGKGPLGSFRRESARAGTPTIILEAGEPWKIEPSVLQIGVQGIRNVLVHLGMQDGQPSPPPFQATIRKTLWLRATVGGILKFHISPGAFVREGEAIATNYSILGEEQNIITSPTHGIAIGMATMPAVKPGEPVCHIAKLSESQIKRYERSLNKDKSDPYKQAQSDLATNLDVVEVNES from the coding sequence ATGCCAAAAGCCAGAAACAGCGCACTGAAAATCGGCGGCGTCACCATCCGAGCCGGCGAGACTAAAGACATCGGGCTCAATCTGTCCGAAACCTATACCGGCGACACCATTCGCATGCCAGTGCGGGTTATCCGCTCGAAAAAGGCGGGACCTCGCGTCTTCGTCACGGCCGCCATCCATGGCGACGAAATCAACGGCACCGGCATTATTCACGACTTCCTCTTCGGCCAGTCCTGCGAACTGAAGTGCGGCACCTTGATTCTCGTCCCGGTGGTGAACGTGCTCGGCTTCGAGAACAACCAGCGCTACCTTCCCGACCGGCGCGACCTAAACCGCTCCTTCCCCGGCTCGCAAAACGGCAGCATGGCGGGCCGCATCGCCTACAAGCTGATGAACGAAATCGCTAAGAAGTGCGACTACGGGATAGACCTGCACTCCGCCGCCTTCCAACGTACCAACTACCCGAACGTGCGGGCCGACTTAAGCAGCCCAAACATTCGCAAGCTGGCTTCCGCTTTCGGCTGCGCCCTCGTCATCGACGGAAAAGGTCCGCTCGGCTCTTTTCGTCGCGAAAGCGCCCGCGCCGGCACGCCCACCATCATCCTGGAAGCGGGCGAACCGTGGAAGATCGAGCCCAGCGTATTGCAAATCGGGGTACAAGGAATTCGCAACGTGCTCGTCCACCTGGGCATGCAGGACGGCCAGCCCTCGCCTCCCCCCTTCCAAGCCACCATCCGCAAAACCCTGTGGCTGCGGGCCACCGTGGGCGGAATCCTAAAGTTCCACATCAGCCCGGGCGCCTTCGTACGCGAGGGCGAGGCGATCGCCACGAACTACAGCATTCTCGGCGAGGAGCAAAATATCATTACCAGCCCGACCCACGGCATCGCGATCGGCATGGCCACCATGCCAGCAGTCAAGCCGGGCGAGCCCGTCTGCCACATCGCCAAACTCTCGGAAAGCCAAATCAAGCGCTACGAGAGAAGCCTCAACAAAGACAAGTCCGATCCCTACAAGCAGGCCCAGTCCGATCTCGCCACCAACCTCGACGTGGTCGAAGTGAACGAGTCGTGA
- a CDS encoding type II toxin-antitoxin system Phd/YefM family antitoxin, which produces MKAITYTAARENLASTIDRVCNDRDPVIITRKRNQSVVMISLEDYEALEETAYLLRSPANAKRLISAIENLEKGKAEVKEIDLEA; this is translated from the coding sequence ATGAAAGCAATCACCTACACTGCCGCGAGAGAGAATCTCGCATCAACCATCGATCGAGTCTGCAACGATCGAGATCCGGTCATCATCACTCGCAAGAGGAACCAGTCGGTCGTCATGATCTCCCTAGAGGACTACGAAGCCCTTGAGGAAACCGCCTATCTGCTCAGAAGCCCAGCGAACGCAAAAAGACTGATTTCGGCCATAGAAAACCTCGAGAAAGGAAAAGCAGAAGTGAAGGAGATCGATCTCGAGGCATGA